From Permianibacter aggregans, a single genomic window includes:
- the mraZ gene encoding division/cell wall cluster transcriptional repressor MraZ: protein MWINQHSLAQETTKPSEGHHLFRGASSISIDAKGRIAMPARHRDALQNLCEGQLVVTRDLSLPCLLVFPMPAWERLEADLDKLSNTNPTHQRVKRILMGFATEVGVDSAGRILLPAVLREQATLDKDAMLVGQGKVFQLWDAARWQEQIRTDIDAHAADDLPHLSF, encoded by the coding sequence TTGTGGATCAATCAGCACTCACTTGCCCAAGAGACCACTAAACCGAGCGAAGGACATCACTTGTTTCGCGGCGCCAGTTCCATCTCCATCGATGCCAAGGGTCGGATAGCCATGCCGGCCCGGCATCGTGACGCGTTGCAAAACCTGTGCGAAGGCCAATTGGTTGTCACTCGTGACTTGAGCCTGCCCTGCCTGCTGGTGTTCCCAATGCCGGCCTGGGAGCGGTTGGAGGCCGACCTCGACAAGCTGTCGAACACCAACCCGACCCATCAGCGCGTCAAACGCATCCTGATGGGGTTTGCCACCGAGGTGGGTGTCGATTCGGCTGGTCGCATTCTGTTGCCAGCGGTGCTGCGTGAACAGGCAACGCTCGACAAGGATGCAATGCTGGTCGGTCAGGGCAAGGTCTTTCAGCTCTGGGATGCGGCGCGCTGGCAAGAGCAGATCCGCACCGATATCGATGCGCACGCGGCGGACGACTTACCGCATTTGTCGTTCTGA
- a CDS encoding NirD/YgiW/YdeI family stress tolerance protein: MSGSKLKTSLTVVAAALFSMAAVADNPYMKANNTWISVSGTVESVSDDTFMLDYGKGTITVEMDDGDRDADAYKLLRGDEVTVTGMVDKDFYEKTTIEASSIYVKNIDTYFYSSAMDEEDAVIAYSIPLPPATTLVQGTITKVNDNDFVLDTGLRSVTVEVDEMAYNPLDDKGYQKLDKGDVVRVSGNLEPDIFKGRVFEASYVTTLVDTKR, translated from the coding sequence ATGAGTGGTAGCAAACTGAAAACAAGCTTGACCGTTGTCGCGGCCGCGTTATTCAGTATGGCGGCGGTAGCGGATAACCCCTACATGAAAGCCAATAATACTTGGATTAGTGTTAGCGGTACCGTAGAGTCGGTGTCCGATGATACGTTTATGCTGGATTACGGCAAGGGAACGATTACTGTCGAAATGGATGATGGCGATCGTGATGCCGATGCCTACAAGTTGCTGCGTGGAGACGAAGTAACGGTGACCGGTATGGTCGATAAGGATTTTTATGAAAAGACGACCATCGAAGCCAGCAGTATCTACGTCAAAAATATCGATACCTATTTCTATTCCAGCGCCATGGATGAAGAGGACGCGGTCATTGCCTATTCGATACCGTTGCCTCCGGCGACAACTTTGGTTCAAGGTACGATTACCAAGGTCAATGATAATGACTTCGTGCTGGACACCGGCTTGCGCTCGGTGACTGTCGAAGTTGACGAGATGGCCTACAATCCGTTGGATGACAAAGGTTATCAGAAGCTCGATAAAGGTGATGTCGTTCGAGTGTCCGGTAATTTGGAACCGGATATTTTCAAAGGCCGGGTATTTGAGGCCAGCTATGTAACGACTTTGGTCGACACTAAGCGCTAA
- a CDS encoding HIT domain-containing protein, with the protein MSEPFSLHPQLAADTLVLGDWPLCRLLWMNDQHYPWLILVPRRANIRESFQLEFGDQQQLWLESLAAGKALMQHFAGDKLNVAALGNMVPQLHWHHIVRFKTDPAWPAPVWGKFPPKPYTSEQQLGLMPKLRVCFAQAFPLS; encoded by the coding sequence ATGTCCGAACCGTTTTCCCTGCATCCGCAATTGGCCGCTGATACGCTGGTGTTAGGCGATTGGCCGCTCTGTCGCTTGCTGTGGATGAACGATCAGCACTATCCCTGGCTGATTCTGGTACCGCGTAGAGCTAATATCCGGGAAAGTTTTCAACTGGAATTTGGCGACCAGCAACAACTCTGGCTGGAGTCTCTGGCAGCCGGAAAAGCCCTGATGCAACATTTTGCTGGCGATAAGCTGAATGTCGCCGCGCTGGGCAATATGGTGCCGCAATTACATTGGCATCATATCGTTCGATTCAAAACCGATCCGGCCTGGCCGGCACCGGTGTGGGGGAAATTTCCACCAAAACCCTATACCAGCGAACAGCAATTGGGGCTTATGCCGAAGTTGCGCGTGTGTTTTGCCCAAGCCTTTCCGCTCAGCTGA
- a CDS encoding choice-of-anchor B family protein, whose product MSKLPSLAALMAGLISAGVWAHSGGHPIRFVAENGKDVGECAKPSTPCKTIAYAANQSGKGDSIRVAAGHYPVSEQDIFFLLSDMVPVRGGYTTTDQFKQAQPGQHISTIAGVPHEYREALANRGFRLLQDEKGPAIKLSIATQKQLDIYSANTSKPEGPASCVSGMANNYPCHNVDLIYHIPLAEMSSRPNAANDIWGFQSLNDQREYILIGLQNGTAVFDVTNPQAPREVGTITGMSSVWRDVKVYQYSDNDQYKAYAYVTTEASQGMHVIDLSQLPNQISLVATLNDFASAHNVYLANTDYSTGVALPGVQPYLIISGSNNGNGSWRLYGLSNPVAPNLLGSAPAGAGYIHDASSLVIDDARTSQCVNNHNPCELLLDFNENTVDIYDVTEKNAPALLSSTPYPDNGYTHSGWWTADKQHIIVHDELDERNRGLNTTFRTLNIANLRAPSLVGTLTGPTAAIDHNGFNRGNRYFVSNYRRGLVILDSSAPANLSEVGYFDTFASPAENSPQFNGAWGTYPYLPSGTIAVSDIEFGLFLLKDNTGSANPSAGVLRFSGSSASALENAGNVTLTVSRRSGSTGAVSVNYQSIDVSATAGSDYQAASGTLNWAEGDTGDKTITLNITDDSTDENDEVFTVELRNIQGGALIGSPERVQVTIRDNETASTTPPPTTPPADSGGGGGSFGTALLALMLVLGWRRNLRR is encoded by the coding sequence ATGTCAAAGCTTCCGTCACTTGCCGCGCTGATGGCAGGTTTGATTAGCGCAGGAGTATGGGCTCACAGCGGCGGCCATCCGATCCGCTTTGTCGCCGAGAACGGCAAAGACGTCGGTGAATGCGCCAAACCGAGCACTCCGTGCAAAACCATCGCTTATGCCGCCAATCAGTCAGGCAAAGGCGATAGCATTCGGGTCGCAGCGGGACATTACCCGGTATCGGAACAAGATATCTTTTTCCTGTTGAGCGATATGGTACCGGTGCGCGGCGGCTACACCACCACCGATCAGTTCAAGCAGGCACAACCCGGCCAACATATTTCCACGATTGCTGGTGTGCCACATGAGTATCGTGAGGCATTGGCCAATCGCGGATTCCGTTTGTTGCAGGATGAGAAAGGCCCGGCGATCAAACTGTCGATCGCCACGCAAAAACAGCTCGATATTTATAGCGCCAATACCAGCAAGCCGGAAGGACCAGCAAGCTGCGTATCCGGCATGGCCAACAATTATCCCTGCCACAATGTCGATTTGATCTACCACATCCCGTTGGCAGAAATGTCGAGCCGACCGAATGCCGCCAACGATATCTGGGGTTTCCAGAGTCTGAATGATCAGCGCGAATATATTTTGATCGGCTTGCAAAACGGCACCGCCGTTTTCGACGTCACCAATCCGCAAGCCCCGCGCGAAGTCGGCACCATTACCGGCATGAGTTCCGTTTGGCGCGACGTCAAGGTTTATCAGTACAGCGATAACGATCAATACAAGGCCTACGCCTATGTGACGACCGAAGCCTCACAAGGCATGCATGTCATTGACTTGTCGCAATTGCCGAATCAGATTTCCTTGGTCGCGACCTTGAATGATTTTGCCAGTGCCCACAACGTGTATCTTGCCAACACCGATTACTCAACCGGTGTCGCCTTGCCCGGCGTGCAGCCGTACCTGATTATTTCCGGCAGTAACAATGGCAACGGCAGTTGGCGTTTGTATGGCTTGTCGAATCCGGTTGCGCCCAATCTGCTCGGCAGTGCACCGGCTGGCGCCGGTTATATTCACGATGCCAGCAGCCTGGTGATCGATGATGCCCGCACCAGTCAATGCGTCAACAATCACAATCCTTGTGAGCTGCTGCTCGACTTTAATGAAAACACCGTCGACATTTACGATGTCACCGAGAAAAATGCGCCGGCCTTGCTGTCGAGCACACCCTACCCAGACAACGGTTACACGCATTCCGGTTGGTGGACGGCTGATAAACAACACATCATCGTTCATGACGAACTGGACGAGCGCAATCGCGGCTTGAACACTACCTTTCGCACGCTGAATATCGCCAACCTGCGGGCGCCAAGTTTGGTCGGCACTTTAACTGGACCAACTGCGGCGATCGACCACAATGGTTTCAACCGCGGCAATCGTTATTTCGTTTCCAATTATCGTCGCGGCCTGGTCATTCTCGACAGCAGCGCTCCGGCCAACTTAAGTGAAGTCGGCTACTTTGATACCTTCGCTTCACCAGCGGAAAACTCCCCGCAATTTAACGGCGCCTGGGGCACTTATCCGTACTTGCCGAGCGGCACCATTGCCGTCAGCGATATCGAGTTCGGCTTGTTCTTGTTGAAAGATAACACCGGCAGCGCCAACCCCAGCGCCGGCGTGCTGCGTTTCTCAGGCTCTTCTGCTTCGGCGTTGGAAAATGCCGGCAATGTCACGCTGACCGTTTCACGACGAAGCGGCTCAACCGGCGCCGTTAGTGTCAACTACCAAAGCATCGATGTCAGCGCCACCGCCGGCAGCGATTATCAGGCTGCGAGCGGCACCTTGAACTGGGCCGAAGGCGACACCGGCGACAAAACTATTACGTTGAACATCACCGATGACAGCACCGATGAGAACGATGAAGTGTTCACTGTCGAGCTGCGCAATATTCAAGGCGGTGCGTTGATCGGTTCGCCGGAGCGTGTGCAAGTCACGATTCGTGATAATGAAACGGCCAGCACAACGCCGCCGCCCACGACGCCCCCCGCCGACAGCGGCGGTGGTGGCGGCAGCTTCGGCACCGCTTTACTCGCCTTGATGCTGGTACTTGGCTGGCGTCGAAACCTACGCCGCTAA
- the murI gene encoding glutamate racemase, whose amino-acid sequence MPGPVLVFDSGVGGLSVFDAIRIRLPALPISFACDNAGFPYGPREESDLIQRVETVITRLIEHSQPSMIVIACNTASTLALEHLRARFALPFVGVVPAIKPAAQISQNKVIGLLATPGTIKRAYTQKLIDDFASDCQIIRHGSTALVRMAEQRLRLQPIDLTLLKLELAVFEQAQPHPDTIVLACTHFPLLLEQLNTALSYPVRWVDSGEAIARRVEQLLPTLKPSDNKAFCVWMTADDDNARQLWPSLQARGLTTLEFVHV is encoded by the coding sequence ATGCCCGGTCCGGTACTGGTATTCGATTCAGGCGTCGGAGGCTTGAGCGTATTCGATGCAATACGGATCCGGTTACCGGCGCTACCGATCAGTTTTGCCTGCGATAACGCTGGCTTTCCGTACGGGCCACGCGAAGAATCCGACTTGATCCAGCGTGTCGAAACGGTCATTACGCGCTTGATTGAACACTCGCAGCCATCAATGATTGTCATTGCCTGCAACACCGCCAGCACACTGGCACTGGAACATTTGCGGGCGCGCTTTGCCTTGCCTTTTGTTGGCGTCGTACCGGCGATAAAACCGGCTGCACAAATCAGCCAGAATAAAGTGATTGGGCTGCTGGCGACACCTGGCACGATTAAGCGTGCCTATACACAAAAACTGATCGATGACTTTGCAAGCGATTGCCAAATCATCCGTCATGGCAGCACAGCACTGGTACGAATGGCCGAGCAACGCTTGCGCTTGCAGCCCATTGATTTGACGCTGCTGAAACTGGAACTGGCGGTATTCGAACAAGCACAACCGCACCCCGATACCATCGTACTGGCCTGTACCCATTTTCCTTTGTTGCTGGAACAGCTGAATACCGCGCTCAGCTATCCGGTGCGCTGGGTGGATTCCGGTGAAGCCATTGCCCGCCGTGTCGAACAATTGCTGCCAACGCTGAAGCCAAGCGACAACAAGGCGTTCTGCGTCTGGATGACGGCTGACGATGACAACGCCAGACAACTCTGGCCCAGTCTGCAGGCCCGCGGCTTGACCACGCTGGAATTTGTCCACGTTTGA